One genomic region from Campylobacter concisus encodes:
- a CDS encoding major outer membrane protein — MKITKVSLAALVALGAFSSVASATPLEEAIKNVDLSGFARYRYTNDNRDRKADTKAGTNDTAGHAFRMQTSFKAAIDDNFFGVLTLRYAATDGSGDNNEKRDVNGGIIDGTDKTNTTNSFGVYEMYLGYKVSNTTITAGKQLIKTFYDDGDIAATGLKAISTDVSGLTLTAAAYDAIENNSDEVDGPFLKEVTDGTKFHDAPANLYYLGAVGSYDPVSFKVAIANLQEIATLYGAEAAFSFNVTDDINLNLKGQYVYSDSDHKKVADADFWAVQAGTKLFGAKFNAGYLEFDAKNKDNDARNSGKIAFTSIDANGQLINPAKILNGVMSGGSQYYNNIKGDNDYWFVNAGYDIDKFGLGAGYTQGKGTSYALGKERAKRNEWYTQASYKYSKKLNFLTWYAAAKDKKDGESFKQNRIRFEAKYSF; from the coding sequence ATGAAAATTACAAAAGTTAGCTTAGCTGCTTTGGTTGCTTTAGGTGCATTTTCAAGCGTTGCAAGTGCAACTCCACTTGAAGAAGCTATAAAAAATGTAGATCTTTCAGGATTTGCAAGATATCGTTATACAAATGATAACCGTGATAGAAAAGCTGATACAAAAGCTGGCACAAATGATACTGCTGGGCATGCGTTTAGAATGCAAACATCATTTAAAGCTGCAATTGATGATAACTTCTTTGGCGTTTTAACACTAAGATATGCTGCTACAGATGGTTCTGGTGACAACAATGAAAAAAGAGACGTCAATGGAGGAATAATTGATGGTACAGATAAAACAAATACAACAAATTCTTTTGGTGTATATGAAATGTATCTAGGATACAAAGTATCTAACACTACTATTACAGCTGGTAAACAACTTATCAAAACTTTCTATGATGATGGTGATATAGCAGCTACTGGTCTAAAAGCTATAAGTACAGATGTATCTGGTCTTACTTTAACAGCTGCTGCTTATGATGCCATAGAAAACAATAGTGATGAAGTAGATGGACCTTTCCTAAAAGAAGTAACGGATGGTACAAAATTTCATGATGCTCCTGCTAACCTTTATTATTTAGGTGCAGTTGGTAGCTATGATCCAGTATCATTTAAAGTAGCTATTGCAAATCTACAAGAAATAGCAACACTTTATGGTGCTGAAGCAGCATTTAGCTTTAATGTAACTGACGATATAAACCTAAACCTAAAAGGTCAATATGTTTATAGCGATTCAGATCACAAAAAAGTAGCTGATGCTGACTTTTGGGCTGTTCAAGCTGGAACAAAACTATTTGGTGCTAAATTTAATGCTGGTTACCTAGAATTTGACGCTAAAAATAAAGATAATGATGCTAGAAATAGCGGTAAAATCGCATTTACATCAATCGATGCAAATGGTCAGCTAATCAACCCAGCTAAAATATTAAATGGTGTAATGTCTGGTGGATCACAATACTACAATAATATCAAAGGTGACAATGATTACTGGTTTGTTAATGCTGGATATGATATAGATAAATTTGGTCTTGGTGCTGGTTATACTCAAGGTAAAGGCACAAGTTATGCGCTTGGTAAAGAGAGGGCAAAAAGGAATGAGTGGTATACACAAGCTAGCTACAAATATAGCAAAAAACTTAATTTCCTAACTTGGTACGCAGCTGCTAAAGACAAAAAAGATGGTGAAAGCTTTAAACAAAATCGTATAAGATTTGAAGCAAAATATAGCTTCTAA
- a CDS encoding MBL fold metallo-hydrolase: MRVIHKSFGDFGTNCYIVTKNDSSLVIDPGDGAKEWVLQNAKNLKAILCTHGHFDHIFDAGKLKDELEIPVYINKFDAFMCESDIFGYMKNTFTPDVLVDNDENFNVDDFCIKFHHFPGHTPGCSMIEIDDTMFSGDFLFRGSIGRWDFPFSDKNEMLKSLGKCKNLKGNFTLYPGHGESSTLKAEQNNIGYWIGIVKNS, translated from the coding sequence ATGAGAGTAATACACAAAAGTTTTGGAGATTTTGGCACTAATTGTTACATCGTTACAAAAAATGATTCATCTTTAGTGATAGATCCAGGAGATGGGGCAAAAGAATGGGTTTTACAAAATGCCAAAAATTTAAAAGCCATCCTTTGTACTCATGGGCATTTTGATCATATTTTTGATGCTGGTAAGTTAAAAGATGAGCTAGAAATTCCAGTTTATATTAACAAATTTGATGCTTTCATGTGTGAGAGTGATATTTTTGGTTATATGAAAAATACTTTTACTCCAGATGTTTTGGTTGATAATGATGAAAATTTTAACGTTGATGATTTTTGTATTAAATTTCATCATTTTCCAGGACATACACCAGGCTGCTCGATGATAGAGATAGATGACACGATGTTTAGTGGGGATTTTTTATTTAGAGGGAGCATAGGACGCTGGGATTTTCCTTTTTCAGATAAAAATGAAATGTTAAAAAGTCTAGGAAAATGTAAAAATTTAAAAGGTAACTTCACGCTTTATCCAGGGCACGGAGAAAGTAGTACACTAAAGGCAGAGCAAAACAATATTGGTTATTGGATAGGTATAGTAAAAAATAGCTAA
- a CDS encoding NAD+ synthase, whose product MKEYQKIEETLVLSLKDKTKDKNLLLGVSGGIDSAVVATLCARVKPNETHALIMPTASSNRQNMDDALNLCEKLNIKYKVLSIEGILNAFYETIDVNLSNLRKGNLAARVRMSLLYDYSSSINALVIGTSNKSELMLGYGTIFGDLACAINPIGELYKSEIFEFAKHLGVDKNFINKAPSADLWDGQSDEGDIGYSYAVIDEILENLENNKEQVIKKFGLKAVSDIENRVVSNRFKRQMPLIVKI is encoded by the coding sequence ATGAAGGAGTATCAAAAAATCGAAGAAACTTTAGTTTTAAGCTTAAAAGATAAAACTAAAGATAAAAATTTGTTGTTGGGTGTTAGTGGAGGTATTGATTCTGCTGTGGTAGCGACTTTGTGTGCAAGAGTAAAACCAAATGAAACTCATGCACTCATCATGCCAACAGCATCATCAAACAGACAAAATATGGACGATGCCTTAAATTTATGCGAAAAACTAAACATAAAATATAAGGTTTTATCCATAGAGGGCATTTTAAATGCCTTTTACGAAACGATAGATGTAAATTTAAGCAATTTAAGAAAAGGGAATTTAGCAGCTAGAGTTAGAATGAGCTTGCTTTATGATTATTCATCTAGTATAAACGCTCTAGTTATCGGAACAAGCAACAAAAGTGAGCTTATGCTTGGATACGGTACGATATTTGGGGATTTAGCATGTGCGATAAATCCTATCGGAGAGCTTTACAAAAGTGAAATTTTTGAATTTGCAAAACATCTTGGGGTTGATAAAAATTTTATCAACAAAGCACCTTCGGCTGATTTGTGGGATGGACAAAGTGACGAAGGCGACATAGGTTACAGTTATGCTGTTATTGATGAGATTTTAGAAAATTTAGAAAATAACAAGGAGCAAGTCATCAAAAAGTTCGGATTAAAAGCAGTATCGGATATAGAAAATAGAGTTGTTTCAAACAGGTTTAAACGACAAATGCCGTTGATAGTGAAAATTTAA
- a CDS encoding DegT/DnrJ/EryC1/StrS family aminotransferase codes for MREIPFYRPTITERESELIEEALHSENTTNIVARFEEKLKEYFGAKFVVTTNNIASAHHLALSALDTKRGDKVICSINAFPSIAQAVRHFDAEPIFVDVDEEDFNICPDALEKVLKEQNHKKLKCAFISHIAGQSARMDEITAVCEKYGVKILDDANRGMGLTYNGKKVGSDSFLSCFQTHSRVQNPISTVGFFTTNDEEIYKRAKLLRNYALVNGIDKFGSLSYIYDVVDIGLKYDINSINAAFSIAQLERTDKLIQRRQEIAKIYDKELGECHNITIPVKKREHIYTQYIIKINKNRDGFARELLEHGIHTSLHYIPIHLLSYYKNKYSLKVNDFPNALKNYQQVLSLPIYHSLSDEEVQYVCNKVKEISKTRV; via the coding sequence ATGAGAGAGATTCCGTTTTATAGACCAACTATCACTGAGCGTGAAAGTGAGCTTATTGAGGAGGCTTTGCACTCTGAAAATACTACTAATATCGTTGCTAGATTTGAAGAGAAGTTAAAAGAGTATTTTGGTGCAAAATTTGTAGTTACCACAAATAATATCGCATCCGCACACCACTTAGCACTAAGCGCGCTTGATACTAAACGCGGAGACAAGGTCATTTGCTCCATAAATGCTTTTCCTAGCATTGCACAAGCTGTTAGACATTTTGATGCTGAACCTATTTTTGTGGATGTTGATGAAGAAGATTTTAACATCTGCCCAGACGCCCTTGAGAAAGTGCTAAAAGAGCAAAATCATAAAAAATTAAAATGTGCTTTTATCTCTCATATCGCAGGTCAAAGTGCCAGGATGGACGAGATAACGGCGGTTTGTGAGAAATACGGTGTAAAAATTTTAGATGATGCAAATCGCGGTATGGGACTAACATACAATGGCAAAAAAGTTGGCTCAGACTCCTTTTTATCGTGCTTTCAAACACATTCGCGTGTACAAAATCCTATATCAACGGTTGGATTTTTTACGACAAATGATGAGGAAATTTATAAAAGAGCAAAACTACTTCGCAACTATGCCCTTGTAAATGGCATTGATAAATTCGGTAGCTTGAGTTATATTTATGATGTCGTAGATATTGGCTTAAAGTATGATATAAACTCGATAAATGCAGCATTTTCTATTGCGCAGCTAGAAAGAACAGACAAACTCATACAAAGAAGGCAAGAGATCGCAAAAATTTATGATAAAGAGCTTGGTGAGTGCCACAATATAACAATCCCTGTCAAAAAACGCGAGCACATTTATACTCAGTATATTATTAAGATAAATAAAAATCGTGATGGCTTTGCTAGAGAACTTTTGGAGCACGGCATTCACACATCATTGCACTACATACCGATACATTTACTAAGTTATTACAAAAACAAATACTCACTTAAAGTAAATGATTTTCCAAATGCTTTAAAAAATTATCAGCAAGTATTGTCACTGCCTATTTATCATAGTCTAAGCGATGAAGAGGTGCAATACGTCTGCAACAAAGTAAAAGAAATTTCTAAAACTCGTGTTTAA
- a CDS encoding tetraacyldisaccharide 4'-kinase — translation MFKKLNIFLHTWANDYFFRPNFFQILLAFLLLPLSFIYFLIVVLKKFTARKIDFGIKIISVGNLTLGGSGKTPLCVAIAKNYEGAFIVLRGYKRKSKGMQVVARNGEILLDVAASGDEAMIYATSLKNANVIVSEDRKVAIEYAKTHGAKYILLDDGFSKFDIAKFDILVRPNPEPRLKFCLPSGAYRYPFSFYKFADFIASEGQTHFRKSEILNKSEKMVLVTAIANPERLKPFFDECIARVFFPDHYDFSKEELSEILQSYGATSLLMTQKDYVKAKDFGLPVSLITLEVTLSEDFKKVLGRQI, via the coding sequence GTGTTTAAGAAATTAAATATTTTCTTGCATACTTGGGCGAATGACTACTTCTTTCGCCCAAATTTCTTTCAAATTTTACTAGCATTTTTACTTTTGCCACTAAGTTTTATCTATTTTCTTATTGTTGTTCTTAAGAAATTTACTGCTAGAAAAATAGACTTTGGCATAAAGATAATAAGCGTTGGAAATTTGACCCTTGGAGGAAGTGGAAAGACTCCACTTTGCGTGGCAATTGCTAAAAATTACGAGGGTGCTTTTATCGTTCTTAGAGGCTATAAAAGAAAAAGCAAGGGCATGCAAGTTGTCGCTCGAAATGGCGAAATTTTACTTGACGTAGCAGCAAGTGGCGATGAGGCGATGATATATGCCACAAGTCTTAAAAACGCAAATGTGATAGTAAGCGAAGATAGAAAAGTAGCCATAGAGTATGCCAAAACCCATGGCGCAAAGTATATTTTGCTAGATGATGGATTTTCTAAATTTGACATAGCTAAATTTGATATCTTGGTGCGCCCAAATCCAGAGCCAAGACTAAAATTTTGCTTACCAAGCGGGGCTTATAGATATCCATTTAGCTTTTATAAATTTGCTGATTTTATCGCTAGTGAAGGACAAACTCATTTTAGAAAGAGTGAAATTTTAAATAAAAGCGAAAAAATGGTTCTAGTAACGGCCATAGCAAACCCAGAGCGCCTCAAGCCATTTTTTGATGAGTGCATAGCTCGCGTCTTTTTCCCTGATCACTACGATTTTTCAAAAGAAGAGCTGAGTGAAATTTTGCAAAGTTACGGTGCGACCTCGCTTTTGATGACGCAAAAGGACTATGTAAAGGCAAAAGATTTTGGTTTACCAGTATCGCTTATAACGCTTGAAGTTACGCTAAGCGAGGATTTTAAAAAGGTTTTAGGGCGACAAATTTAA